From Halotia branconii CENA392, the proteins below share one genomic window:
- a CDS encoding BamA/TamA family outer membrane protein — protein MRLSPVLMAVVAITAPLSSSLSANAQSANNYKKITEVLKAATNQESQKNSTQVLTNENFKSDFNSTEVKVLEDFPPATNQKSQQNSTQVLTNENLKSDLNSTEVGNSQSTVIAVFPAKSAAKTTSDVILHSLTKPTTAQILETTPNPPTQQPNSTPENLPPSPGTTPSQENLNSPGMTPVLPEKTQQPNSTPENLPPSPGTTPSQENLNSPGITPVLPENTQQPNSTPQISPPATGQPTPSPSPDAAPEAAEPRVLVSEVVVRPQAGQLAPELEDQVYQVIRTQPGRTTTRSQLQEDINAIFGTGFFSNVQAVPEDTPLGVRVSFVVQPNPVLSKVEIQANPGTGVASVLPANTVDEIFRNQYGKILNLRELQEGIKQLTKRYQDQGYVLANVIGAPKVSENGVVTLQVAEGVVENVKVRFRNKEGQETDEKGQPIRGRTQEYIIKREVELKPGQVFNRNTVQKDLQRVYGLGLFEDVNVSLDPGTDPSKVDVVVNVAERSSGSIAAGAGISSASGLFGTVSYQQQNLNGRNQKLGAELQVGQRELLFDLRFTDPWIAGDPYRTSYTTNIFRRSSISLIFDGQDEDIRTFGNQRSDGTFEDRDRPRVLRLGGGVTFSRPLSANPYEKSEWTASAGLQYQRVSTRDADGNLRKEGAVFDDDGNRIGDTTVPLSFSGEGEDDLLLLQLGAQRDLRNNPLQPTSGSYLRFGLDQSVPVGLGSILLTRLRGSYSQYVPVNFTNFTQGPETLAFNLQGGTVLGDLPPYEAFTLGGSNSVRGYEEGALTSGRSYVQASVEYRFPVFSVVSGALFVDVGTDLGTSTRTAEVLNKNGSGYGYGLGVRVQSPLGPIRIDYGINDDGDSRINFGIGERF, from the coding sequence ATGCGTTTATCTCCCGTATTGATGGCAGTTGTAGCAATTACAGCGCCTTTGAGCAGTTCATTGAGCGCAAATGCACAAAGCGCTAACAATTATAAAAAAATAACAGAGGTTCTCAAAGCTGCAACAAATCAAGAATCCCAAAAGAACTCAACTCAAGTTTTAACTAATGAGAACTTCAAATCTGACTTCAACTCGACAGAGGTTAAGGTATTAGAAGATTTCCCACCTGCAACAAATCAAAAATCCCAACAGAACTCAACTCAAGTTTTAACTAATGAGAACCTCAAATCTGACTTGAACTCGACAGAGGTTGGAAATTCCCAGTCTACCGTCATCGCAGTTTTCCCGGCTAAGTCAGCAGCAAAGACAACATCAGATGTCATACTGCACAGTCTTACAAAGCCAACAACTGCACAAATCCTGGAAACAACCCCAAATCCGCCAACTCAACAGCCTAATTCTACTCCAGAGAATTTACCTCCATCTCCGGGAACGACTCCATCTCAGGAGAATTTAAACTCCCCTGGGATGACACCTGTATTGCCTGAAAAGACTCAACAGCCTAATTCTACTCCAGAGAATTTACCTCCATCTCCGGGAACGACTCCATCTCAGGAGAATTTAAACTCCCCTGGGATAACACCTGTATTGCCTGAAAATACTCAACAGCCTAATTCCACTCCCCAAATTTCACCCCCAGCAACCGGGCAACCAACCCCTTCCCCGTCTCCTGATGCAGCCCCAGAAGCGGCTGAACCTCGTGTGTTGGTGTCAGAAGTGGTGGTTAGACCCCAGGCTGGGCAATTAGCGCCAGAACTAGAAGACCAAGTTTATCAAGTCATTCGTACCCAACCAGGACGAACAACAACCCGTTCCCAGCTGCAAGAAGATATTAATGCCATTTTTGGTACTGGCTTTTTCTCCAATGTCCAAGCAGTTCCAGAAGATACTCCTTTAGGGGTACGGGTGAGTTTTGTCGTCCAACCAAATCCTGTTTTGTCGAAGGTAGAAATACAAGCCAATCCTGGTACTGGTGTTGCTTCTGTATTACCTGCTAATACTGTGGATGAAATTTTTCGTAATCAGTATGGCAAAATCCTCAACTTACGGGAATTGCAAGAGGGTATCAAGCAATTAACCAAGAGGTATCAAGACCAAGGTTATGTGCTGGCAAATGTGATTGGAGCGCCGAAAGTTTCTGAAAATGGTGTTGTGACTTTGCAAGTGGCAGAAGGGGTAGTAGAGAATGTTAAAGTCCGGTTCCGCAACAAAGAAGGTCAAGAAACAGACGAGAAAGGGCAACCAATTCGCGGTCGGACACAGGAATATATTATTAAGCGCGAAGTGGAGTTGAAACCAGGACAAGTATTTAACCGCAACACAGTACAAAAAGACTTACAGCGGGTATATGGATTGGGATTATTTGAAGATGTAAATGTCTCTCTTGATCCTGGTACTGACCCCAGCAAGGTGGATGTAGTGGTAAATGTGGCAGAGCGTAGCAGCGGTTCTATTGCTGCCGGGGCTGGTATTAGTTCTGCTAGTGGATTGTTTGGTACTGTTAGCTACCAACAGCAAAACCTCAACGGCAGAAACCAAAAATTAGGAGCAGAGTTACAAGTAGGACAAAGAGAGTTACTGTTTGATCTGCGGTTTACAGATCCCTGGATTGCGGGAGATCCTTACCGGACATCTTATACAACCAATATTTTCCGTCGGAGTTCAATTTCGTTGATTTTTGATGGCCAAGATGAGGATATTAGAACATTTGGTAATCAAAGATCTGATGGCACATTTGAAGATCGCGATCGCCCCCGTGTTTTACGTTTAGGTGGTGGTGTTACCTTCAGTCGTCCTCTTTCTGCTAATCCCTACGAAAAGTCAGAGTGGACAGCTTCAGCGGGTTTGCAGTATCAACGAGTGTCTACCCGTGATGCTGATGGCAACCTCAGAAAAGAAGGGGCGGTATTTGATGATGATGGCAACCGAATTGGTGATACTACAGTTCCTTTGAGCTTCTCTGGCGAAGGCGAAGACGATTTGCTACTGCTGCAATTAGGAGCCCAGCGCGACTTACGTAATAATCCCTTGCAGCCCACCAGTGGGTCTTACCTGCGTTTTGGGCTTGATCAGTCAGTACCAGTGGGACTAGGTAGTATTTTACTCACCAGATTACGAGGGAGTTATAGCCAATATGTACCTGTCAATTTTACAAACTTTACCCAAGGGCCAGAAACCCTAGCATTTAACTTGCAAGGCGGAACAGTTCTTGGTGACTTACCTCCCTACGAAGCTTTTACTCTTGGTGGTAGCAACTCTGTTCGGGGTTACGAAGAAGGAGCCTTAACCAGCGGACGCAGTTATGTACAAGCATCCGTAGAATATCGTTTCCCAGTTTTCTCAGTAGTTAGCGGCGCACTGTTTGTGGATGTTGGCACTGATTTGGGAACCAGTACTAGAACCGCTGAAGTACTGAACAAAAATGGTAGCGGTTACGGTTACGGTCTTGGTGTGCGTGTACAGTCGCCATTAGGGCCAATTCGCATTGACTATGGCATCAATGATGATGGTGATAGCCGCATTAACTTTGGTATTGGTGAAAGGTTTTAA
- the purC gene encoding phosphoribosylaminoimidazolesuccinocarboxamide synthase, which yields MSVHSKLYEGKAKILYTTDDPQVLLADFKDDATAFNAQKRGSIVGKGKINCSISTQLFKQLEEYGIKTHFIDSPSQNQMRVKSVKILPLEVVVRNIAAGSLCQQTGLAVGTVLQQPLVEFYYKNDQLGDPLLTRDRLLLLKLATAEQVDAITNLALQINEFLSGFWQQCSITLVDFKLEFGLDSKQQILLADEISPDTCRLWDSAEADPNRRVMDKDRFRRDLGNVEDAYQEVLQRVLQVVEIKN from the coding sequence ATGTCTGTTCATTCCAAGTTATACGAAGGCAAAGCAAAAATTCTCTATACAACGGACGATCCACAAGTCTTGCTAGCTGATTTTAAAGATGATGCCACTGCTTTCAACGCTCAAAAGCGTGGCAGTATTGTCGGCAAAGGAAAAATAAATTGTAGTATTTCCACTCAGTTGTTTAAACAACTAGAAGAATATGGTATAAAAACTCACTTTATTGATAGTCCGTCTCAGAATCAAATGCGGGTGAAGTCGGTGAAGATTTTGCCCTTGGAAGTGGTGGTAAGAAATATTGCTGCTGGCAGTCTGTGTCAACAAACTGGCTTAGCAGTAGGTACAGTTTTGCAACAACCTCTGGTAGAGTTTTATTACAAAAATGACCAATTAGGAGATCCCTTGTTAACACGCGATCGCCTACTACTGTTAAAACTAGCTACTGCGGAACAAGTAGATGCAATTACCAATCTAGCATTGCAAATCAATGAGTTTCTCAGTGGCTTTTGGCAGCAGTGTAGCATTACCCTAGTAGACTTCAAACTAGAATTTGGTTTGGACTCAAAACAGCAGATACTCTTGGCAGATGAAATCAGCCCTGACACCTGCCGTTTGTGGGACAGCGCAGAAGCAGACCCCAACCGCCGGGTAATGGATAAAGACCGCTTCCGCCGAGACTTAGGGAATGTAGAAGATGCTTACCAGGAGGTTTTACAAAGAGTACTACAAGTAGTAGAAATTAAAAATTAA
- a CDS encoding DUF7219 family protein produces MENKIMSKDQFLYPRGRYYGQVKPENLVFNANLQEFAQRVSYICNLETGGKLPPGEAYEQIKALWKQLKRTKKQLQIGEDPFQNEDEDTQE; encoded by the coding sequence ATGGAGAACAAAATAATGAGCAAAGATCAATTTCTCTATCCTCGTGGTCGCTACTACGGTCAAGTAAAGCCAGAAAACTTAGTTTTTAACGCCAATTTACAAGAATTTGCCCAACGGGTAAGTTATATCTGTAATTTAGAGACAGGCGGAAAACTACCACCTGGTGAAGCTTACGAACAAATCAAAGCTTTATGGAAACAACTGAAAAGAACAAAAAAACAACTACAAATTGGCGAAGATCCATTTCAAAACGAGGATGAAGACACTCAAGAATGA